In Streptomyces sp. DG2A-72, one genomic interval encodes:
- a CDS encoding MFS transporter, producing the protein MTATTPDPRRWQALALLCVAGFMVILDAQIVLLALPSIAEGLGFSASGAQWVMSAYLLTFGGLLLLGGRTADLLGRRRVFMTGTLLFGLSSLLCGFAWTAGVLVVARAVQGVSAAVMAPTALSLLLNTFEEGHERNKALAVWSGSGGFGATAALLVGGPLTDALGWEWIFFLNTPVALLLLLLSPVLLRESRAEAGARSYDPVGALTVTAALVACVYALVEAPRAGWLSAQTLGLLALAVALALLFLRVETRATAPLVPLRLLRSPSVSGGNLVVFLLGSSAFGMSYTLSQYGQGVLGLSPLRFGLYNVVMPVGAVVGSYAGQALVTRVGARPVAVGGLALVGAGSLLLAGVPVDGGFVRDLLPGLLLFGPGLGACAVAGSIAALTGVRERESGVASGINTAAFQIGGAFGVAVVTSVAVSYTGPVAGYRAAFTACVVLAAAGLACALVLLRRPRRPVEPLSAEKHHAQRL; encoded by the coding sequence ATGACCGCCACCACCCCCGACCCGCGCCGTTGGCAAGCCCTCGCCCTGCTCTGCGTCGCCGGGTTCATGGTGATCCTCGACGCGCAGATCGTCCTTCTCGCGCTGCCGTCCATCGCGGAGGGCCTCGGCTTCTCCGCGAGCGGCGCGCAGTGGGTCATGAGCGCCTATCTGCTGACCTTCGGAGGGCTGCTCCTCCTCGGCGGCCGGACCGCCGACCTGCTGGGCCGCCGGCGCGTCTTCATGACCGGCACGCTGCTGTTCGGGCTGTCCTCGCTGCTGTGCGGATTCGCCTGGACGGCGGGTGTGCTGGTAGTCGCGCGGGCGGTGCAGGGCGTCTCGGCCGCCGTCATGGCGCCGACCGCGCTCTCCCTCCTCCTCAACACCTTCGAGGAGGGCCATGAACGCAACAAGGCCCTCGCCGTCTGGTCCGGCAGCGGCGGCTTCGGCGCGACCGCGGCCCTGCTCGTCGGCGGCCCTCTCACCGACGCGCTCGGCTGGGAATGGATCTTCTTCCTGAACACGCCCGTCGCCCTGCTCCTGCTGCTCCTGAGCCCGGTCCTGCTGCGTGAGAGCCGCGCCGAGGCGGGGGCCCGCTCGTACGACCCGGTCGGTGCGCTGACCGTCACGGCCGCGCTCGTCGCCTGCGTGTACGCGCTGGTGGAGGCACCGCGCGCCGGATGGCTCTCGGCACAGACCCTCGGTCTCCTGGCCCTTGCCGTCGCGCTGGCCCTGCTCTTCCTCCGCGTCGAGACCCGCGCCACGGCACCGCTCGTACCGCTGCGGCTGCTGCGCTCACCGTCGGTGAGCGGCGGCAACCTGGTGGTGTTCCTGCTCGGTTCCTCGGCCTTCGGCATGTCGTACACGCTGTCGCAGTACGGCCAGGGCGTCCTCGGTCTGTCTCCGCTGCGCTTCGGCCTCTACAACGTCGTGATGCCGGTCGGCGCGGTGGTCGGCTCGTACGCCGGGCAGGCCCTCGTCACCCGCGTCGGGGCGCGTCCGGTCGCGGTCGGTGGGCTCGCGCTGGTCGGTGCGGGCAGCCTGCTGCTGGCCGGGGTGCCGGTGGACGGCGGTTTCGTCCGCGATCTGCTTCCCGGGCTGCTTCTCTTCGGGCCGGGCCTCGGCGCCTGCGCGGTCGCGGGCTCCATCGCCGCCCTCACCGGAGTACGGGAGCGGGAGTCCGGGGTGGCCTCCGGCATCAACACCGCGGCCTTCCAGATCGGCGGGGCTTTCGGGGTGGCCGTGGTGACGTCGGTCGCCGTGTCGTACACGGGTCCTGTGGCCGGGTATCGGGCCGCGTTCACGGCGTGTGTCGTCCTCGCGGCGGCCGGGCTGGCGTGTGCGCTGGTCCTGCTGCGTCGGCCCCGGCGGCCCGTGGAGCCCCTGTCGGCCGAGAAACATCACGCTCAGCGTCTCTGA
- a CDS encoding YciI family protein, producing the protein MKYVLFICTPVGGEELSPEEIADDPRFTEYIDLVRSRDIVKGGARLRPSSDATTVRVQGDEVLLTDGPFVESKEYVAGFDIIEVADLDEAIALASRHPAALGGGSVEVRPVWE; encoded by the coding sequence ATGAAGTACGTGCTGTTCATCTGCACCCCCGTCGGCGGCGAGGAACTCAGCCCTGAGGAGATCGCCGACGACCCCCGCTTCACCGAGTACATCGACCTGGTGCGCAGCCGCGACATCGTGAAGGGCGGCGCACGTCTGCGCCCCTCTTCCGATGCGACGACCGTCCGCGTGCAGGGCGACGAAGTCCTGCTCACCGACGGGCCGTTCGTGGAGTCCAAGGAGTACGTCGCCGGCTTCGACATCATCGAGGTCGCCGATCTCGACGAGGCCATCGCGCTCGCCTCCCGGCATCCCGCCGCACTGGGCGGCGGCTCGGTCGAGGTACGGCCGGTCTGGGAGTGA
- a CDS encoding acyl-CoA thioesterase II, whose protein sequence is MTTTTDDDVRIDPLWWSWEGAHGGHVAAVALAAVLDRFTGGAQPVRTLTTHFLAPVDTSPLHFSGTAPAAGRRTATCVFTGHQGGQPVLLGSALFGPGREGPSCEGQPAPDVPGPDDCPQVELPGHLAPFAQQLEIRPATADLPLAGGDRAELVAWVRFSDHRPLDAAAVLTLTDVLPPALYARWRTPRPVPTAELTVHFTDALDQGATEGWALVRIRTDHAGAGWAVGDGAVWSADGRLLALGRQSRVVRGATGSKGGREERR, encoded by the coding sequence GTGACTACGACGACCGACGACGACGTCCGCATCGACCCCCTGTGGTGGTCCTGGGAGGGAGCGCACGGCGGCCACGTCGCGGCCGTCGCCCTCGCCGCCGTACTCGACAGATTCACCGGCGGAGCTCAGCCGGTCCGCACCCTGACCACGCACTTCCTGGCCCCCGTCGACACCAGCCCGCTGCACTTCTCCGGCACCGCGCCCGCGGCCGGGCGGCGGACCGCCACCTGCGTCTTCACCGGCCACCAGGGCGGGCAGCCGGTCCTCCTCGGCTCGGCGCTGTTCGGCCCGGGGCGCGAGGGGCCGTCGTGCGAGGGACAGCCCGCCCCTGACGTGCCGGGTCCGGACGACTGCCCTCAGGTCGAACTCCCCGGCCATCTCGCCCCGTTCGCCCAGCAACTGGAGATCCGCCCCGCCACCGCTGACCTCCCCCTCGCCGGAGGCGACAGGGCCGAACTCGTCGCCTGGGTGCGCTTCTCCGACCACCGGCCACTGGACGCGGCGGCTGTCCTCACCCTCACCGACGTGCTGCCGCCCGCGCTCTACGCGCGCTGGCGCACGCCCCGGCCCGTGCCGACGGCCGAACTGACCGTCCACTTCACCGACGCCCTCGACCAGGGCGCCACGGAGGGCTGGGCCCTGGTCCGCATCCGCACCGACCACGCGGGCGCCGGCTGGGCGGTCGGCGACGGCGCGGTCTGGTCGGCGGACGGCCGGCTGCTGGCGCTGGGCCGACAGTCGCGCGTGGTCCGAGGGGCCACCGGCTCCAAGGGGGGCCGCGAGGAGCGGCGCTGA
- a CDS encoding SgcJ/EcaC family oxidoreductase yields MKYMLLVCGDDTADASGMAPVEPWVEELGDHGVRLHGHRLALPAEAVTVRVRGGEVLRTDGPFAETKEYVAGYDILECDSLEEAIEAASRHPVATIGAMEVRPFWPMWDEEDAETSIRRLDAELTEAVRERDIARMLACYAPDVEVFHPMTGLEQRGIDAFRKAQEWWFSTVTGPVEREVLEFRVRVDESVAFSHALVRMRATLTTGEPLDSTVRVTTGYRLPAGRWLIVHQHTSAPFDAGIEEARS; encoded by the coding sequence ATGAAATACATGCTGCTCGTCTGTGGCGACGACACCGCCGACGCCTCCGGCATGGCCCCCGTCGAACCCTGGGTGGAGGAACTCGGCGACCATGGCGTTCGCCTCCACGGCCACCGCCTCGCCCTGCCCGCCGAGGCCGTCACCGTGCGGGTGCGTGGCGGCGAAGTGCTGCGCACCGACGGGCCGTTCGCGGAGACGAAGGAGTACGTCGCCGGATACGACATCCTCGAGTGCGACAGCCTGGAGGAGGCGATCGAGGCGGCGTCCAGGCACCCCGTGGCCACCATCGGTGCCATGGAGGTGCGCCCCTTCTGGCCGATGTGGGACGAGGAGGACGCCGAGACATCGATCCGCCGGCTCGACGCGGAACTGACCGAGGCGGTCCGCGAACGGGACATCGCGCGGATGCTCGCCTGCTACGCCCCCGACGTCGAGGTGTTCCACCCCATGACGGGTCTGGAACAGCGGGGTATCGACGCATTCCGTAAGGCCCAGGAGTGGTGGTTCTCGACCGTGACGGGGCCCGTGGAGCGCGAGGTGCTGGAGTTCCGGGTCCGCGTGGACGAGAGCGTCGCGTTCAGTCACGCGCTCGTGCGGATGCGGGCCACCCTCACCACGGGGGAGCCGCTGGACAGCACCGTGCGGGTGACCACCGGCTACCGGCTCCCGGCCGGCCGGTGGCTCATCGTCCATCAGCACACGTCGGCCCCGTTCGACGCCGGAATCGAGGAGGCCCGGTCATGA
- a CDS encoding 8-oxoguanine deaminase, producing MSLADDPPVQDAELLVRDAELLVVDGDLEIPGGWVAVKGGRVTGVGAPGTEPETRTTVSAAGRLVTPGLINTHHHIYQNLTRSYAPAVNGSLFDWLTTLYPLWSGLDEEAAYVSAYVGMAELLMGGCTTSSDHLYVHPRPRLVDAEIRAARDIGFRFHATRGSMTRSVEDGGLPPRSVTQTTDEVLADSERLIRAHHDPAPGALVRVALAPCSPFSVTKELMTATAELAERHDVRLHTHLAEDHDEDIYCLETYGCRPVEYFEDTGWMSDRTWVAHCIYPNGDELRRLAAAGVGVAHCPSSNMLIGGGTARVREMRELGLPVGIGCDGSASTDHASLWMETRAALLLGRYRGGPGAMTARDALDIATRGSARCLGRADELGQLRPGACADLVVWDLHEVALAGALSDPVEAWLRCGPARAWTTVVGGRILVDRGEPVLPGLTDALRDHGRIARRMQERRA from the coding sequence ATGTCGCTCGCCGATGATCCGCCGGTCCAGGACGCCGAACTGCTGGTCAGGGACGCCGAACTGCTCGTCGTGGACGGGGACCTGGAGATCCCGGGCGGCTGGGTGGCCGTCAAGGGTGGTCGGGTCACCGGGGTGGGTGCCCCGGGAACGGAACCCGAGACCCGTACGACCGTCTCCGCGGCCGGACGGCTCGTCACCCCGGGTCTGATCAACACGCACCACCACATCTACCAGAACCTCACCCGCTCCTACGCGCCCGCCGTGAACGGCTCCCTGTTCGACTGGCTGACCACGCTCTATCCCCTCTGGTCCGGCCTCGACGAGGAAGCCGCGTATGTGTCGGCGTACGTCGGGATGGCCGAACTGCTCATGGGCGGCTGCACCACCTCCTCCGACCACCTCTACGTCCATCCGCGCCCGCGTCTCGTCGACGCCGAGATCCGCGCCGCCCGGGACATCGGCTTCCGCTTCCATGCGACACGCGGCTCGATGACACGCTCCGTGGAGGACGGGGGACTGCCGCCGAGGAGCGTCACGCAGACCACCGACGAGGTGCTCGCCGACAGCGAGCGGCTGATCAGGGCGCACCACGATCCGGCGCCGGGCGCGCTGGTGCGGGTCGCGCTCGCGCCCTGCTCGCCGTTCTCGGTGACCAAGGAGCTGATGACGGCCACCGCCGAACTGGCCGAGCGGCACGACGTACGGCTGCACACCCATCTCGCCGAGGACCACGACGAGGACATCTACTGCCTGGAGACCTACGGCTGCCGGCCCGTGGAGTACTTCGAGGACACCGGCTGGATGAGCGACCGCACCTGGGTCGCGCACTGCATCTACCCGAACGGCGACGAACTGCGCCGCCTCGCCGCCGCGGGCGTCGGCGTGGCGCACTGTCCCAGCTCCAACATGCTCATCGGCGGCGGCACCGCGCGAGTGCGCGAGATGCGCGAGCTCGGCCTGCCCGTCGGCATCGGCTGCGACGGCTCCGCCTCCACCGATCATGCCTCCCTGTGGATGGAGACCAGGGCGGCGCTGCTGCTGGGCCGCTACCGGGGCGGGCCCGGGGCGATGACTGCGCGGGACGCCCTCGACATCGCCACCCGCGGCTCGGCACGCTGTCTGGGGCGCGCCGACGAGCTGGGGCAGCTGCGGCCAGGGGCCTGCGCCGACCTGGTCGTCTGGGACCTGCACGAGGTGGCACTGGCCGGAGCGCTCAGTGACCCCGTGGAGGCATGGCTGCGCTGCGGACCCGCGCGGGCCTGGACCACGGTCGTCGGCGGCCGGATCCTCGTCGACCGGGGCGAGCCGGTCCTGCCGGGGCTGACGGACGCGCTGCGCGACCACGGGCGCATCGCGCGCCGCATGCAGGAGCGACGGGCGTAG
- a CDS encoding class I SAM-dependent methyltransferase: protein MFSPEGPSLRELAVQALSSVERGYDLLAPKFDHTPFRTPDSVLDAVARALDRIGPFDAGLDLCCGTGAGVGVLTRVCRKSVTGVDFSAGMLAVARERTRTEGPRVDWVRADARALPFAPAFDLVVSFGAFGHFLPRELPGLFAQVHSVLRPGGCFVFPVVAPPRPTSPVYWMLLGFDVVMRVRNAVWRPPFVMYYRAFRLGDVRRELGDAGFDVDLHALPEFGQLPDGSPRVRMVVAHRRAA from the coding sequence ATGTTCAGCCCCGAAGGCCCCAGTCTCCGCGAACTCGCCGTCCAGGCGCTGTCGTCCGTCGAGCGCGGCTACGACCTGCTCGCCCCGAAATTCGACCACACCCCTTTCCGGACCCCGGATTCGGTGCTCGACGCGGTCGCGCGGGCGCTGGACCGGATCGGTCCCTTCGATGCCGGGCTCGACCTGTGCTGCGGCACCGGAGCGGGCGTCGGCGTACTGACGCGGGTGTGCCGGAAGAGCGTCACCGGGGTCGACTTCAGCGCCGGGATGCTCGCCGTGGCGCGGGAGCGGACGCGGACGGAGGGGCCGCGGGTCGACTGGGTCCGCGCGGACGCTCGTGCCCTGCCCTTCGCCCCGGCCTTCGATCTTGTCGTGAGCTTCGGGGCGTTCGGGCATTTCCTCCCCCGTGAGCTGCCCGGACTGTTCGCTCAGGTCCACTCCGTGCTGCGGCCGGGCGGCTGTTTCGTGTTCCCGGTGGTCGCGCCGCCGCGGCCCACTTCCCCCGTCTACTGGATGCTGCTGGGTTTCGACGTGGTGATGCGGGTGCGCAACGCTGTGTGGCGCCCGCCGTTCGTCATGTACTACCGCGCCTTCCGGCTCGGGGACGTACGGAGGGAGCTGGGGGATGCGGGATTCGACGTCGATCTGCACGCGCTGCCGGAGTTCGGGCAGCTGCCGGACGGCAGCCCGCGTGTGCGGATGGTCGTGGCGCACCGCCGGGCGGCCTAG
- a CDS encoding acetylxylan esterase, translating into MALFDLSLEELRVYRSASVEPEDFDAFWSKTLQETREHDLDARFEPVDTGLTTVQVYDVTFAGFGGHPVKGWLTLPAGTDAPVPVVVEFVGYGGGRGLPHEHLLWASTGRAHFVMDTRGQGSAWGGGGGTADPVAGAPAYPGFMTRGIDAPENYYYRRVFTDGVRAVEAARAHPLTDPARTVALGGSQGGGITLAVGGLIPDLAAVAPDVPFLCDFPRATTMTDRNPYREIGNYLKTHRGRGADVLRTLSYFDAVHFAPRGSAPALFSAALEDQTCPPSTVFAAFNAWAHEDKAIEVYDFNDHEGGGPYQQAAQLSWLRSYA; encoded by the coding sequence ATGGCCCTGTTCGACCTCTCCCTGGAGGAGCTTCGCGTCTACCGCAGCGCCTCCGTGGAACCCGAGGACTTCGACGCGTTCTGGTCGAAGACCCTGCAGGAGACGCGCGAGCACGATCTGGACGCCCGCTTCGAGCCGGTCGACACGGGGCTGACGACGGTGCAGGTGTACGACGTGACGTTCGCCGGGTTCGGCGGTCACCCGGTGAAGGGCTGGCTGACGCTGCCCGCGGGGACCGACGCGCCGGTGCCGGTGGTCGTGGAGTTCGTGGGCTACGGCGGCGGACGCGGTCTGCCGCACGAGCATCTGCTGTGGGCGTCCACGGGCCGGGCGCACTTCGTGATGGACACCCGCGGGCAGGGCAGCGCGTGGGGCGGCGGCGGGGGCACCGCGGACCCGGTGGCGGGCGCGCCCGCCTACCCGGGGTTCATGACGCGCGGTATCGACGCGCCCGAGAACTACTACTACCGCCGGGTGTTCACGGACGGTGTGCGTGCCGTGGAGGCGGCCCGTGCCCACCCGCTGACCGACCCGGCTCGCACCGTCGCGCTGGGCGGCAGTCAGGGTGGCGGCATCACCCTCGCCGTCGGCGGGCTGATCCCGGACCTCGCCGCGGTGGCGCCGGACGTGCCGTTCCTGTGCGACTTCCCGCGCGCGACGACCATGACGGACCGCAACCCGTACCGCGAGATCGGCAACTACCTCAAGACACACCGCGGCCGCGGCGCCGACGTCCTGCGCACGCTCTCCTACTTCGACGCCGTGCACTTCGCGCCCCGCGGCAGCGCGCCCGCCCTCTTCTCGGCGGCCCTCGAGGATCAGACGTGCCCGCCGTCCACCGTCTTCGCGGCCTTCAACGCCTGGGCGCACGAGGACAAGGCGATCGAGGTGTACGACTTCAACGACCACGAGGGCGGCGGGCCCTACCAGCAGGCGGCGCAGCTGAGCTGGCTGCGGTCCTACGCCTGA
- a CDS encoding serine hydrolase, which yields MPEHEPQVHGHCDARFTAVRTAFEENFRHRGELGAAVAVTAHGRAVVDLWGGWADAARTRAWERDTLVNVWSTTKGPVALCAHILADRGLLDLDAPVAAYWPEFAAAGKDKVLVRHLLSHRAGLSGLREPHSLEQLYDWEFTVGRLAATEPWWEPGTRSGYHAMTYGFLVGEVVRRVSGLLPGAFLEREVTGPLGIDFTVGLPEKEAGRAAELVHPPTASSSEQAAIFSQLAPEALASLANPLVGATEANTPAWRAAELPAVNGHGTARAVAALYGIFVGPGAHDGHRVLSPEAAERVREGQGRCRDLVLGAGFEQETEIGLGLWLSGPNGSYGPNPRAFGHDGFGGSCGLADPEAGVSLGYVMNRMGPHIADDPRKMALIDALYSAL from the coding sequence ATGCCCGAGCACGAGCCACAGGTTCACGGTCACTGCGACGCCCGCTTCACGGCGGTGCGTACCGCATTCGAGGAGAACTTCCGGCACCGGGGCGAGCTGGGTGCCGCGGTCGCCGTCACGGCGCACGGCCGGGCCGTGGTGGACCTGTGGGGCGGCTGGGCCGACGCGGCCCGCACGCGCGCGTGGGAGCGCGACACGCTGGTCAACGTGTGGTCGACGACGAAGGGCCCGGTGGCGTTGTGCGCGCACATACTCGCCGACCGGGGGCTGCTCGACCTGGACGCACCGGTGGCCGCGTACTGGCCCGAGTTCGCGGCGGCCGGCAAGGACAAGGTCCTCGTACGGCATCTGTTGTCGCACCGCGCCGGTCTGTCCGGTCTGCGTGAGCCGCACTCGCTGGAGCAGTTGTACGACTGGGAGTTCACCGTCGGGCGGCTGGCGGCGACGGAGCCCTGGTGGGAGCCGGGGACCCGGTCCGGGTATCACGCGATGACGTACGGCTTCCTGGTCGGCGAGGTGGTGCGACGTGTCTCGGGGCTGCTGCCCGGCGCGTTCCTGGAGCGGGAGGTGACCGGGCCGCTCGGCATCGACTTCACCGTCGGGCTGCCGGAGAAGGAGGCGGGTCGGGCGGCCGAGCTGGTGCATCCGCCGACCGCGTCGAGCAGTGAACAGGCCGCGATCTTCAGCCAGTTGGCGCCGGAGGCGCTCGCCTCGCTGGCCAACCCCCTGGTCGGCGCGACCGAGGCCAACACGCCCGCGTGGCGGGCCGCGGAACTCCCCGCCGTGAACGGCCACGGCACCGCACGCGCGGTCGCCGCGCTGTACGGGATCTTCGTGGGCCCGGGCGCCCACGACGGCCACCGCGTCCTGTCCCCCGAGGCGGCCGAGCGCGTGCGCGAGGGGCAGGGCAGGTGCCGGGATCTGGTGCTCGGCGCCGGGTTCGAGCAGGAGACCGAGATCGGGCTCGGCCTCTGGCTCAGTGGGCCGAACGGCTCGTACGGGCCGAATCCGCGGGCTTTCGGACATGACGGCTTCGGCGGCTCCTGCGGTCTCGCCGACCCGGAGGCGGGGGTGTCGCTGGGCTATGTGATGAACCGGATGGGGCCCCATATAGCCGACGACCCACGGAAGATGGCCCTGATCGACGCCCTGTACAGCGCGTTGTGA
- a CDS encoding class I SAM-dependent methyltransferase, translating into MTTDEYTRLMRANQANWDARTPVHLASRFYGLDQDLDPDRWFADFEWEDLGELSGRDVLHLQCHLGTETLAFARRGARAVGLDFSKASVAAATGIAEKAGVDVAYVQANVYDAVEALEGRQFDVVYTGKGALCYLPDLDRWADVVAQLLRPGGLLYVVEFHPLLNSLGPKPAPGEGPELLLRHDYLGGDGPVHRDATHTYTDGPAVEGATDSYEWMHGMDEVVNALIGAGLAVRRLRESDELPWQRWPRMVRTPSGWWRLPEPRIPLLYGLLAGR; encoded by the coding sequence ATGACCACCGACGAGTACACACGGCTGATGCGGGCCAACCAGGCCAACTGGGACGCCCGTACCCCCGTCCACCTCGCCAGCCGGTTCTACGGCCTCGACCAGGACCTCGATCCCGACCGCTGGTTCGCCGACTTCGAGTGGGAGGACCTCGGCGAGTTGTCGGGCCGCGACGTGCTCCACCTCCAGTGCCATCTCGGCACCGAGACGCTCGCCTTCGCCCGGCGCGGCGCACGGGCCGTCGGCCTCGACTTCTCCAAGGCGTCGGTGGCGGCGGCGACCGGCATCGCGGAGAAGGCGGGCGTCGACGTCGCATACGTACAGGCGAACGTGTACGACGCCGTGGAAGCGCTGGAGGGACGGCAGTTCGACGTCGTCTACACCGGCAAGGGCGCTCTGTGTTACCTGCCGGACCTGGATCGCTGGGCGGATGTCGTCGCCCAACTCCTGCGACCCGGCGGCCTGTTGTACGTGGTCGAGTTCCATCCGCTGCTCAACTCCCTGGGGCCCAAGCCCGCTCCGGGCGAGGGTCCCGAGCTGTTGCTGCGCCATGACTATCTGGGCGGGGACGGCCCCGTGCACCGGGACGCGACGCACACCTACACGGACGGTCCCGCCGTCGAAGGCGCCACGGACAGTTATGAGTGGATGCACGGAATGGACGAGGTCGTCAACGCGTTGATCGGTGCGGGACTGGCCGTCCGGCGGCTGCGGGAGAGCGACGAGCTGCCCTGGCAGCGCTGGCCGCGGATGGTGCGTACGCCGTCCGGCTGGTGGCGGCTGCCCGAGCCGCGTATCCCACTGCTGTACGGCCTGTTGGCCGGCCGCTGA
- a CDS encoding RNA polymerase sigma factor — translation MNSTDGVEEAVAATFREEWGQVVATLIRVTGDWDLAEECAQDAFAQALDRWRRDGVPRRPGAWLTTTARNRALDVLRREAVGAAKLREAAVLTRDGHDEYDESGVEDDRLRLIFTCCHPALPIEARVALTLRTLAGLTTPEIARAFLVPEATMAQRLVRAKRKIRNAGIPYRVPPAHLLPERTTGVLGVLYLLFNEGYAATSGADLMRTNLTTEALRLTRLLARLMPDEPEVLGLLALLLLHDARRATRVNAAGDLVTLEDQDRTVWDRAEIDEGTGLLETALRRGKPGPYQIQAAIAACHTTAATAEETDWADIAALYGELTRFVPSAVVRLNRAVAVGMAQGPDAGLALVAELETEGELSGYHLLPATRADLLRRSGRTAEAAAAYEQALELVVNDAERRFLEKRLAECRSA, via the coding sequence GTGAACTCAACGGACGGCGTCGAGGAGGCGGTCGCCGCCACCTTCCGCGAGGAATGGGGTCAGGTCGTCGCCACCCTCATCCGGGTGACCGGCGACTGGGACCTCGCCGAGGAGTGCGCGCAGGACGCCTTCGCCCAGGCCCTGGACCGGTGGCGGCGCGACGGAGTGCCGCGCCGCCCCGGCGCCTGGCTGACGACGACCGCGCGCAACCGGGCCCTGGACGTCCTGCGCCGGGAGGCGGTGGGGGCGGCGAAGCTGCGGGAGGCGGCCGTGCTGACACGCGATGGACACGACGAGTACGACGAGAGCGGCGTCGAGGACGACCGGCTCCGGCTGATCTTCACCTGCTGCCACCCCGCCCTCCCCATCGAGGCCCGGGTCGCCCTGACCCTGCGCACCCTCGCCGGGCTGACCACGCCCGAGATCGCCCGCGCCTTCCTCGTCCCCGAGGCGACGATGGCGCAGCGCCTGGTGCGCGCCAAGCGGAAGATCCGCAACGCCGGCATCCCCTACCGCGTACCGCCCGCGCACCTCCTCCCCGAACGCACCACGGGCGTGCTCGGCGTGCTCTACCTGCTCTTCAACGAGGGGTACGCCGCCACGTCCGGCGCCGACCTGATGCGCACGAACCTCACCACCGAGGCCCTGCGCCTCACCCGTCTGCTCGCCCGGCTCATGCCCGACGAGCCCGAGGTGCTCGGCCTGCTGGCGCTGCTGCTCCTGCACGACGCCCGCCGGGCGACCCGCGTGAACGCGGCGGGCGACCTGGTGACGCTGGAGGACCAGGACCGCACGGTGTGGGACCGCGCCGAGATCGACGAAGGCACCGGCCTGCTGGAGACCGCCCTGCGCCGGGGCAAACCCGGGCCTTACCAGATCCAGGCCGCCATCGCCGCCTGCCACACCACCGCGGCCACGGCCGAGGAGACCGACTGGGCCGACATCGCCGCGCTGTACGGGGAGCTGACCCGGTTCGTGCCCTCCGCCGTCGTCCGGCTCAACCGTGCGGTCGCCGTCGGCATGGCGCAGGGCCCGGATGCGGGCCTGGCCCTGGTGGCGGAGCTGGAGACCGAGGGGGAGCTGTCCGGGTATCACCTGCTGCCCGCCACGCGTGCGGATCTGCTGCGCCGCAGCGGTCGTACGGCCGAGGCGGCAGCGGCCTACGAACAGGCGCTGGAACTGGTCGTGAACGACGCCGAGCGGCGGTTCCTCGAAAAGCGGCTCGCGGAGTGTCGATCGGCGTAG